From Escherichia fergusonii ATCC 35469:
TATGTGCCCGATTTGCACCGCAAGATGCTGCTGGCAACCCTCTGGAACACCGGCGCACGTATCAACGAGGCGCTGGCGCTGACCCGGGGGGATTTTTCGCTGGTGCCACCGTATCCGTTCGTGCAGCTGGCCACGCTTAAGCAGCGCACCGAAAAAGCGGCCAGGACAGCCGGCCGAGCTCCCGCCGGTAGCCAGGCTCATCGTCTGGTTCCGCTTTCCGATCACCACTACGTCAGCCAGCTGCAGATGATGGTGGCCACCCTGAAAATTCCGCTGGAAAGACGCAACAAGCGTACCGGCAGAACAGAGAAAGCCCGCATCTGGGACATCACCGACCGGACAGTACGGACCTGGATTGGCGAAGCGGTTGAAGCGGCCGCCGTCGACGGGGTGACATTCTCGGTGCCGGTCACCCCGCATACGTTCCGCCACTCCTACGCGATGCATATGCTGTATGCCGGCATACCACTGAAGGTTTTGCAGAGCCTGATGGGCCACAAATCGATTAGCTCGACGGAAGTCTATACGAAGGTGTTCGCACTTGATGTTGCTGCGCGGCATCGAGTTCAGTTTCAGATGCCCGAAGCGGATGCGGTAGCCATGCTGAAAGGGAATATTTAAGTACTTAGGAGAATGATGCTGGCGAACGTCCTGCTCGCCGGGGAGGTCTGTCAGACGTTATCTGGACCAGCTGACGGGAATATCTGCTCTGTATTCCTCATACTGCTCATAGATCGCATGCTGAAGCATCGTAATACGTTCTGACAACCTGTTGGCGTCCGACATATGCCGCGATTCCCCCTCA
This genomic window contains:
- a CDS encoding site-specific integrase, translated to MSGLLSYSHPQQPAQMPVAIDYPAALALRQMALVQDELPKYLLAPEVSALLHYVPDLHRKMLLATLWNTGARINEALALTRGDFSLVPPYPFVQLATLKQRTEKAARTAGRAPAGSQAHRLVPLSDHHYVSQLQMMVATLKIPLERRNKRTGRTEKARIWDITDRTVRTWIGEAVEAAAVDGVTFSVPVTPHTFRHSYAMHMLYAGIPLKVLQSLMGHKSISSTEVYTKVFALDVAARHRVQFQMPEADAVAMLKGNI